Proteins from a genomic interval of Arvicola amphibius chromosome 14, mArvAmp1.2, whole genome shotgun sequence:
- the Efna4 gene encoding ephrin-A4, whose translation MRLLPLLRTVLWAALLGSRLRGCSSLRHPVYWNSSNPRLLRGDAVVELGLNDYLDIFCPHYESPGPPEGPETFTLYMVDWSGYQACKAEGASAFQRWKCSLPFAPFGPVRFSEKIQRFTPFSLGFEFLPGETYYYISVPTPESSGRCLRLQVSVCCKGSGSESAHPVGSPGESGTSGWRGEHAPSPLSLLLLLLLPILRLLRVL comes from the exons ATGCGGCTGCTGCCCCTGCTGCGGACTGTCCTCTGGGCCGCGCTGCTCGGCTCGCGCCTGCGGGGGTGCTCCAGCCTCCGCCACCCTGTCTACTGGAACTCCTCTAACCCCAG GCTGCTTCGCGGAGATGCCGTGGTGGAGCTGGGCCTCAACGATTACCTAGACATCTTCTGCCCACATTATGAAAGCCCAGGGCCCCCGGAGGGCCCCGAAACCTTTACTTTATACATGGTGGACTGGTCAGGCTACCAGGCCTGCAAGGCAGAGGGGGCAAGCGCCTTCCAGCGCTGGAAGTGCTCGCTGCCTTTTGCCCCTTTTGGCCCTGTTCGATTCTCAGAAAAGATCCAGCGTTTCACACCCTTCTCCCTGGGCTTCGAGTTCTTGCCTGGAGAGACTTACTACTACATCT CGGTGCCAACCCCGGAGAGTTCTGGCCGGTGCTTGAGACTGCAGGTGTCTGTGTGCTGTAAGGGGAGTG GATCCGAGTCAGCCCATCCTGTTGGGAGCCCTGGAGAAAGTGGCACATCTGGGTGGCGTGGAGAGCATGCCCCCAGCCCCCTGtctctcttgctgctgctgctgctcccaatACTTCGTCTCCTGCGAGTTCTGTGA
- the Adam15 gene encoding disintegrin and metalloproteinase domain-containing protein 15 isoform X1, with product MRLALLWALGLLGAGSPRPSPPLPNIGGTEEQQAKPERALSGSLERQVGQDSPPVSLAEMLQTGLPEALRVTVELDGETHVLELLQNRDLVPGRPTLVWYQPDGTRVVSEGHNLANCCYRGGVQGHPGSWVSLCSCSGIRGLVVLSPERSYTLELGPGDLQGPLIVSRIQDLLLPGHTCAPSWHAFLPTQAGQRHIHRLKRDVVTETKIVELVIVADNSEVRRYPDFQQLLNRTLEVALLLDTFFQPLNVRVALVGLEAWSQRDLIEMSSNPAVLLDNFLHWRRTDLLPRLPHDSAQLVTGTSFSGPMVGMAIQNSICSPDFSGGVNMDHSTSILGVASSIAHELGHSLGLDHDSPGSSCPCPGPAPAKSCIMEASTDFLPGLNFSNCSRQALDKALLDGMGSCLFERLPNLAPMSPLCGNMFVDPGEQCDCGFPDECTDPCCDHFTCQLRPGAQCASDGPCCQDCKLQPADRQCRPRRDDCDLPEFCPGDSSQCPPDLRLGDGEPCASGQAVCMHGLCASYSQQCQSLWGPGAQPATPLCLQTANTRGDAFGSCGRSPNGSYVPCTPRDAICGQLQCQWGRSQPLRGLVQDLLSEVLEANGVQLNCSWAHLDLGNDVAQPLLALPGTVCGPGLVCIDHRCQSVDLLGAQECRSKCHGHGVCDSSRNCHCEEGWAPPDCLAPLKATSSLTTGLLLSLLLLLVLVLLGASYWHRARLHQRLCQLKGSGCQYRAAQPNPPERPGPPQRAQQMPGTKQASAIIFPVPPSRPLPPNPVPKKLQSQGPTKPPPPRKPLPANPQGRHPSGDPRGPGDGSMQLVVPSRPAPPPPALPSLYL from the exons ATGCGGCTGGCGCTGCTCTGGGCCCTGGGACTCCTGGGTGCGGGCAGCCCTCGGCCTTCCCCGCCGCTCCCAAATATAG GAGGCACTGAGGAGCAGCAAGCCAAACCAGAGAGGGCCCTGAGTGGATCCTTGGAGAGGCAGGTCGGTCAGGACAGCCCCCCAGTTAGCCTAGCAGAAATGCTTCAG ACTGGTCTGCCTGAGGCCCTGAGGGTCACAGTGGAGCTGGACGGTGAGACCCATGTCCTGGAGCTTCTACAGAATAG AGATCTAGTCCCTGGCCGCCCCACTCTGGTGTGGTACCAACCTGATGGCACTCGGGTGGTCAGTGAGGGGCACAATCTG GCAAACTGTTGCTACCGAGGAGGCGTGCAGGGCCACCCTGGCTCATGGGTCTCCCTCTGCAGCTGCTCCGGGATCAG GGGGTTGGTGGTCCTGTCCCCAGAGAGAAGCTATACACTGGAGCTGGGACCTGGAGACCTTCAGGGTCCTCTCATTGTTTCTCGGATCCAAGACCTCCTCCTGCCAGGCCACACCTGTGCCCCAAGTTGGCATGCGTTTCTGCCCACTCAGGCTGGACAGCGCCACATTCATAGG CTTAAGCGGGATGTTGTAACAGAGACCAAGATTGTTGAGCTGGTGATTGTGGCTGATAATTCAGAG GTCAGAAGGTACCCTGACTTCCAACAGCTGCTGAACCGAACACTAGAAGTGGCCCTGCTGTTAGACACA TTCTTCCAGCCCTTGAATGTCCGGGTAGCACTTGTGGGCCTGGAGGCCTGGAGCCAGCGGGACTTGATAGAGATGAGCTCCAACCCGGCTGTCCTGCTGGACAACTTCCTCCACTGGCGCCGGACAGACCTGCTGCCTCGACTGCCCCACGACAGTGCCCAGCTGGTGAC TGGTACTTCCTTCTCTGGGCCCATGGTGGGCATGGCTATTCAGAACTCCATCTGTTCCCCCGATTTCTCAGGCGGTGTCAATATG GATCACTCCACAAGCATCTTAGGAGTTGCCTCCTCGATTGCCCATGAGTTGGGCCACAGCCTGGGTCTAGACCATGATTCACCTGGGAGCAGTTGTCCCTGTCCAGGTCCAGCCCCAGCCAAGAGCTGCATCATGGAGGCCTCCACAGA TTTCCTACCAGGTTTAAACTTCAGCAACTGCAGCCGACAGGCCCTGGACAAAGCCCTCCTCGATGGGATGGGCAGCTGCCTCTTTGAACGTCTGCCTAACCTGGCCCCTATGTCCCCTCTGTGTGGAAATATGTTTGTGGACCCCGGCGAGCAGTGTGACTGTGGCTTCCCAGAT GAATGCACTGACCCTTGCTGTGACCACTTCACCTGCCAGCTGAGGCCAGGAGCACAGTGTGCATCTGATGGACCCTGTTGTCAAGACTGCAAG CTGCAGCCAGCTGACCGGCAGTGCCGCCCTCGCAGAGACGACTGTGATTTGCCTGAGTTCTGCCCAGGAGATAGTTCCCAGTGCCCCCCTGACCTCAGACTGGGGGACGGTGAGCCTTGTGCTAGTGGACAGGCTGTGTGTATGCACGGGCTCTGTGCCTCCTATTCCCAGCAGTGCCAGTCACTTTGGGGACCTGGGGCCCAGCCTGCCACACCACTTTGCCTCCAAACAGCCAATACTCGGGGTGATGCCTTTGGGAGCTGTGGGCGCAGCCCCAATGGCAGCTACGTGCCCTGCACGCCTAG AGATGCCATCTGCGGACAGCTACAGTGCCAGTGGGGAAGGAGCCAGCCTCTGCGGGGCTTGGTCCAAGATCTGCTCTCAGAGGTCCTGGAAGCCAACGGGGTGCAGCTGAACTGCAGCTGGGCGCACCTGGACCTGGGCAATGATGTGGCTCAGCCCCTCCTGGCTCTACCTGGCACTGTCTGTGGCCCTGGCCTG GTGTGCATCGACCATCGGTGCCAGTCCGTGGATCTCCTGGGAGCACAGGAATGTCGCAGCAAATGCCATGGTCACGGG GTCTGTGACAGCAGCAGGAACTGCCACTGTGAGGAGGGCTGGGCACCTCCTGACTGCCTGGCTCCGCTCAAAG CCACTAGCTCCCTGACCACGGGCCTGCTCCTCAGCCTCCTGTTGTTGTTGGTTCTGGTCCTTCTTGGTGCCAGCTACTGGCACCGTGCCCGCCTGCATCAGCGACTCTGCCAGCTCAAGGGATCCGGCTGCCAATATAG GGCAGCCCAACCAAATCCTCCCGAAAGGCCAGGACCTCCACAGAGGGCACAACAGATGCCAGGCACTAAG CAAGCTAGTGCAATCATCTTTCCGGTGCCTCCCTCCAGGCCGCTGCCACCTAACCCTGTGCCCAAGAAACTCCAG TCTCAGGGGCCCActaaacccccacccccaaggaagCCATTGCCCGCCAACCCACAGGGGCGGCACCCATCAGGTGACCCGCGGGGCCCAGGGGACGGAAGCATGCAGTTGGTGGTGCCCTCCAG GCCAGCTCCACCACCCCCCGCACTACCCTCACTCTACCTCTGA
- the Adam15 gene encoding disintegrin and metalloproteinase domain-containing protein 15 isoform X2, with the protein MRLALLWALGLLGAGSPRPSPPLPNIGGTEEQQAKPERALSGSLERQVGQDSPPVSLAEMLQTGLPEALRVTVELDGETHVLELLQNRDLVPGRPTLVWYQPDGTRVVSEGHNLANCCYRGGVQGHPGSWVSLCSCSGIRGLVVLSPERSYTLELGPGDLQGPLIVSRIQDLLLPGHTCAPSWHAFLPTQAGQRHIHRLKRDVVTETKIVELVIVADNSEVRRYPDFQQLLNRTLEVALLLDTFFQPLNVRVALVGLEAWSQRDLIEMSSNPAVLLDNFLHWRRTDLLPRLPHDSAQLVTGTSFSGPMVGMAIQNSICSPDFSGGVNMDHSTSILGVASSIAHELGHSLGLDHDSPGSSCPCPGPAPAKSCIMEASTDFLPGLNFSNCSRQALDKALLDGMGSCLFERLPNLAPMSPLCGNMFVDPGEQCDCGFPDECTDPCCDHFTCQLRPGAQCASDGPCCQDCKLQPADRQCRPRRDDCDLPEFCPGDSSQCPPDLRLGDGEPCASGQAVCMHGLCASYSQQCQSLWGPGAQPATPLCLQTANTRGDAFGSCGRSPNGSYVPCTPRDAICGQLQCQWGRSQPLRGLVQDLLSEVLEANGVQLNCSWAHLDLGNDVAQPLLALPGTVCGPGLVCIDHRCQSVDLLGAQECRSKCHGHGVCDSSRNCHCEEGWAPPDCLAPLKATSSLTTGLLLSLLLLLVLVLLGASYWHRARLHQRLCQLKGSGCQYRAAQPNPPERPGPPQRAQQMPGTKSQGPTKPPPPRKPLPANPQGRHPSGDPRGPGDGSMQLVVPSRPAPPPPALPSLYL; encoded by the exons ATGCGGCTGGCGCTGCTCTGGGCCCTGGGACTCCTGGGTGCGGGCAGCCCTCGGCCTTCCCCGCCGCTCCCAAATATAG GAGGCACTGAGGAGCAGCAAGCCAAACCAGAGAGGGCCCTGAGTGGATCCTTGGAGAGGCAGGTCGGTCAGGACAGCCCCCCAGTTAGCCTAGCAGAAATGCTTCAG ACTGGTCTGCCTGAGGCCCTGAGGGTCACAGTGGAGCTGGACGGTGAGACCCATGTCCTGGAGCTTCTACAGAATAG AGATCTAGTCCCTGGCCGCCCCACTCTGGTGTGGTACCAACCTGATGGCACTCGGGTGGTCAGTGAGGGGCACAATCTG GCAAACTGTTGCTACCGAGGAGGCGTGCAGGGCCACCCTGGCTCATGGGTCTCCCTCTGCAGCTGCTCCGGGATCAG GGGGTTGGTGGTCCTGTCCCCAGAGAGAAGCTATACACTGGAGCTGGGACCTGGAGACCTTCAGGGTCCTCTCATTGTTTCTCGGATCCAAGACCTCCTCCTGCCAGGCCACACCTGTGCCCCAAGTTGGCATGCGTTTCTGCCCACTCAGGCTGGACAGCGCCACATTCATAGG CTTAAGCGGGATGTTGTAACAGAGACCAAGATTGTTGAGCTGGTGATTGTGGCTGATAATTCAGAG GTCAGAAGGTACCCTGACTTCCAACAGCTGCTGAACCGAACACTAGAAGTGGCCCTGCTGTTAGACACA TTCTTCCAGCCCTTGAATGTCCGGGTAGCACTTGTGGGCCTGGAGGCCTGGAGCCAGCGGGACTTGATAGAGATGAGCTCCAACCCGGCTGTCCTGCTGGACAACTTCCTCCACTGGCGCCGGACAGACCTGCTGCCTCGACTGCCCCACGACAGTGCCCAGCTGGTGAC TGGTACTTCCTTCTCTGGGCCCATGGTGGGCATGGCTATTCAGAACTCCATCTGTTCCCCCGATTTCTCAGGCGGTGTCAATATG GATCACTCCACAAGCATCTTAGGAGTTGCCTCCTCGATTGCCCATGAGTTGGGCCACAGCCTGGGTCTAGACCATGATTCACCTGGGAGCAGTTGTCCCTGTCCAGGTCCAGCCCCAGCCAAGAGCTGCATCATGGAGGCCTCCACAGA TTTCCTACCAGGTTTAAACTTCAGCAACTGCAGCCGACAGGCCCTGGACAAAGCCCTCCTCGATGGGATGGGCAGCTGCCTCTTTGAACGTCTGCCTAACCTGGCCCCTATGTCCCCTCTGTGTGGAAATATGTTTGTGGACCCCGGCGAGCAGTGTGACTGTGGCTTCCCAGAT GAATGCACTGACCCTTGCTGTGACCACTTCACCTGCCAGCTGAGGCCAGGAGCACAGTGTGCATCTGATGGACCCTGTTGTCAAGACTGCAAG CTGCAGCCAGCTGACCGGCAGTGCCGCCCTCGCAGAGACGACTGTGATTTGCCTGAGTTCTGCCCAGGAGATAGTTCCCAGTGCCCCCCTGACCTCAGACTGGGGGACGGTGAGCCTTGTGCTAGTGGACAGGCTGTGTGTATGCACGGGCTCTGTGCCTCCTATTCCCAGCAGTGCCAGTCACTTTGGGGACCTGGGGCCCAGCCTGCCACACCACTTTGCCTCCAAACAGCCAATACTCGGGGTGATGCCTTTGGGAGCTGTGGGCGCAGCCCCAATGGCAGCTACGTGCCCTGCACGCCTAG AGATGCCATCTGCGGACAGCTACAGTGCCAGTGGGGAAGGAGCCAGCCTCTGCGGGGCTTGGTCCAAGATCTGCTCTCAGAGGTCCTGGAAGCCAACGGGGTGCAGCTGAACTGCAGCTGGGCGCACCTGGACCTGGGCAATGATGTGGCTCAGCCCCTCCTGGCTCTACCTGGCACTGTCTGTGGCCCTGGCCTG GTGTGCATCGACCATCGGTGCCAGTCCGTGGATCTCCTGGGAGCACAGGAATGTCGCAGCAAATGCCATGGTCACGGG GTCTGTGACAGCAGCAGGAACTGCCACTGTGAGGAGGGCTGGGCACCTCCTGACTGCCTGGCTCCGCTCAAAG CCACTAGCTCCCTGACCACGGGCCTGCTCCTCAGCCTCCTGTTGTTGTTGGTTCTGGTCCTTCTTGGTGCCAGCTACTGGCACCGTGCCCGCCTGCATCAGCGACTCTGCCAGCTCAAGGGATCCGGCTGCCAATATAG GGCAGCCCAACCAAATCCTCCCGAAAGGCCAGGACCTCCACAGAGGGCACAACAGATGCCAGGCACTAAG TCTCAGGGGCCCActaaacccccacccccaaggaagCCATTGCCCGCCAACCCACAGGGGCGGCACCCATCAGGTGACCCGCGGGGCCCAGGGGACGGAAGCATGCAGTTGGTGGTGCCCTCCAG GCCAGCTCCACCACCCCCCGCACTACCCTCACTCTACCTCTGA